The following are from one region of the Actinopolyspora halophila DSM 43834 genome:
- a CDS encoding lytic transglycosylase domain-containing protein, with protein sequence MARRSRPAPWRRRPQHSWWPHPAGSDRSARGGRARGGVSPGGTLLLLFGLLLPFVLVGGANALTGAWFAGRSAPGDSGVPRGLGATGRVPERQEPGVRLLRDSAELRDPRSEEAVDVPDGPLGVPEPVLRAYRGAARGVAGTDPSCGLHWSVLAAIGRAESGHARSGRVDGTGTTATAILGPRLDGGEDLAAVPDTDSGELDGDPVWDRAVGPMQFLPSTWKRYGADGDGDGVTSPHNVHDAALAAARYLCDSGGELNRPRELARAVFRYNHSESYVREVLGWATAYRTGVLPVPTNPAPEVDEVVLPEAGSSSPEPSERTEPERSGQRPEFPPLSPAPGPSGDSGRESFSPLVPAPSRGGGAEEPAGAERPSRTRAPETSDGGGAEPAEPSRTSREPAPASEPSAESHPSTPSGSEREAVSSIPESSPEAATGP encoded by the coding sequence GTGGCGCGTCGGAGCAGACCAGCGCCGTGGCGGCGCCGGCCTCAGCACTCCTGGTGGCCGCACCCCGCCGGAAGCGACCGGTCCGCCCGCGGAGGTCGAGCACGTGGTGGTGTCTCCCCGGGCGGGACGCTGCTGCTGCTGTTCGGGCTGCTGCTTCCCTTCGTGCTGGTCGGAGGTGCCAATGCTCTGACCGGGGCCTGGTTCGCCGGGAGGAGTGCCCCCGGTGACTCCGGTGTGCCCCGGGGGCTGGGGGCGACCGGGCGGGTCCCCGAGCGGCAGGAGCCCGGGGTGCGGCTGTTGCGGGACAGCGCCGAGCTGCGTGATCCGAGATCGGAGGAGGCCGTGGACGTGCCGGACGGGCCGCTCGGGGTGCCGGAGCCGGTGCTGCGGGCCTACCGCGGTGCCGCGCGGGGAGTGGCCGGGACCGACCCCTCCTGCGGGCTGCACTGGTCGGTGCTGGCCGCGATCGGCAGGGCCGAGTCCGGGCACGCCCGTTCCGGCCGGGTGGACGGTACGGGCACCACCGCGACCGCGATCCTGGGACCGCGCCTGGACGGTGGCGAGGACCTGGCCGCCGTCCCGGACACGGATTCGGGCGAGCTGGACGGGGATCCGGTCTGGGACCGCGCGGTCGGCCCCATGCAGTTCCTGCCCTCCACTTGGAAGCGTTACGGGGCAGACGGCGACGGTGACGGGGTGACCAGCCCCCACAACGTGCACGACGCGGCCCTGGCGGCGGCCCGTTACCTGTGCGACTCGGGGGGCGAGTTGAACCGGCCGCGGGAGCTGGCCCGCGCCGTGTTCCGGTACAACCACTCCGAGAGCTACGTGCGCGAGGTGCTCGGCTGGGCCACCGCCTACCGGACCGGGGTGCTGCCCGTGCCCACGAATCCGGCTCCCGAGGTGGACGAGGTGGTGCTGCCCGAGGCGGGGAGCTCGAGTCCGGAGCCCTCGGAGCGGACGGAGCCCGAGCGGTCGGGGCAACGTCCGGAGTTCCCCCCGCTCTCGCCCGCGCCCGGGCCGTCCGGAGATTCGGGGCGCGAGTCGTTCTCCCCGCTGGTTCCCGCTCCTTCGCGGGGCGGTGGCGCGGAGGAGCCCGCCGGTGCGGAGCGGCCGTCCCGGACGCGGGCTCCGGAGACTTCCGACGGGGGCGGGGCGGAGCCCGCGGAACCGAGCCGGACCTCGCGGGAACCCGCGCCAGCCTCCGAGCCCTCCGCGGAGTCGCACCCCTCCACGCCCTCCGGAAGCGAGCGCGAGGCGGTTTCCTCCATCCCGGAATCATCCCCCGAGGCCGCCACCGGGCCCTGA
- a CDS encoding ABC transporter ATP-binding protein, which produces MSATDDGTGGSPKPRLLEVQDLHVEFRTREATANVLNGVGYHVDEGETLAVLGESGSGKSVTAQTVMGILDTPPGFATGGTVRYRGEELLSAKEERRRELRGENMAMIFQDALSALNPVYTVGFQIAEQFRFRRGMSRKDSTAKAAEMLDLVKIPNAKQRVKEFPHQFSGGMRQRAMIAMSLALDPDLLIADEPTTALDVTVQAQIMDLLDELRRERDMGLILITHDLGVVAEVADRIAVMYAGRVVEESDAESLYKRPAHPYTEGLMESIPRLDQKGEELASIKGLPPNLADIPPGCPFHPRCYRAEEECRETVPELRELRPGRHSACHFAEELISRD; this is translated from the coding sequence ATGTCGGCTACCGACGACGGCACGGGCGGCTCGCCGAAGCCGCGCCTGCTGGAAGTGCAAGACCTGCACGTGGAGTTCCGCACCCGCGAGGCGACGGCCAACGTGCTCAACGGCGTGGGCTACCACGTCGACGAGGGCGAGACCCTGGCCGTGCTCGGCGAGTCGGGCTCGGGCAAGAGCGTCACCGCCCAGACGGTGATGGGCATCCTGGACACCCCGCCCGGGTTCGCCACCGGGGGCACCGTCCGGTACCGCGGGGAGGAACTGCTCTCCGCGAAGGAGGAACGTCGCCGTGAACTCCGGGGGGAGAACATGGCGATGATCTTCCAGGACGCGCTCTCCGCGCTCAACCCGGTTTACACCGTGGGGTTCCAGATCGCCGAGCAGTTCCGCTTCCGGCGGGGCATGTCGCGCAAGGACTCCACGGCCAAGGCCGCCGAGATGCTGGACCTGGTCAAGATCCCGAACGCCAAGCAACGGGTGAAGGAGTTCCCGCACCAGTTCTCCGGCGGTATGCGCCAGCGGGCCATGATCGCCATGTCGCTGGCGCTGGACCCGGACCTGCTCATCGCCGACGAGCCGACCACGGCGCTGGACGTCACGGTGCAGGCCCAGATCATGGACCTGCTCGACGAGCTGCGCCGCGAGCGCGACATGGGGCTGATCCTGATCACCCACGATCTCGGCGTGGTCGCCGAGGTCGCCGACCGGATCGCGGTGATGTACGCCGGGCGCGTGGTGGAGGAGTCCGACGCGGAGTCGTTGTACAAGCGCCCCGCGCACCCGTACACCGAGGGGCTGATGGAGTCCATTCCCCGGCTGGACCAGAAGGGGGAGGAGCTGGCGAGCATCAAGGGGCTGCCGCCCAACCTCGCCGACATCCCGCCCGGATGTCCGTTCCACCCGCGCTGCTACCGCGCCGAGGAGGAGTGCCGCGAAACGGTCCCCGAGCTGCGCGAGCTCCGGCCGGGACGCCACAGCGCCTGCCACTTCGCCGAGGAGTTGATCAGCCGTGACTGA
- a CDS encoding ABC transporter ATP-binding protein encodes MTEPILQVRDLVKHFPVQQGVVFKKTIGHVRAVDGVSFDLNRGETLGVVGESGCGKSTLAQVLMRLEQPTSGSALFEGADMFGKKSAAELRSLRRDMQVVLQDPYTSLNPRKTVGDIIGEPFEIHPEVAPKGDRQRRVQELLDTVGLNPEHVRRYPHQFSGGQRQRIGIARALALKPKVIVCDEPVSALDVSIQAQVMNLLGELQSEFGLSYIFIAHDLGVVRHLSDRVAVMYLGKVVETGTEDQIYEHPQHPYTQALLSSVPVPDPSLRNRREAIRLSGDVPSPASPPSGCRFRTRCWKARDICAEQQPELAVRLDGGELAPDAEQGHPSACHFAESNEHVIS; translated from the coding sequence GTGACTGAGCCGATCCTGCAAGTCCGCGACCTCGTGAAGCACTTTCCGGTGCAGCAGGGAGTGGTGTTCAAGAAGACCATCGGCCACGTGCGCGCGGTGGACGGGGTCTCCTTCGACCTCAACCGGGGCGAGACGCTGGGCGTGGTCGGCGAGTCCGGCTGCGGCAAGTCCACACTGGCCCAGGTGCTGATGCGGCTGGAGCAGCCGACCAGCGGCAGCGCGCTGTTCGAGGGCGCCGACATGTTCGGCAAGAAGAGCGCGGCGGAACTGCGCAGCCTGCGCAGGGACATGCAGGTCGTGCTGCAGGACCCCTACACCTCGTTGAACCCGCGCAAGACCGTGGGCGACATCATCGGTGAGCCGTTCGAGATCCACCCCGAGGTGGCTCCGAAGGGGGACCGGCAGCGCCGCGTCCAGGAACTGCTGGACACCGTCGGGCTCAACCCCGAGCACGTGCGGCGCTACCCGCACCAGTTCTCCGGTGGGCAACGGCAACGCATCGGCATCGCGCGGGCGCTGGCGCTCAAGCCCAAGGTGATCGTCTGCGACGAGCCGGTCTCCGCACTGGACGTCTCGATCCAGGCGCAGGTCATGAACCTGCTGGGCGAGCTGCAGTCCGAGTTCGGGCTGTCCTACATCTTCATCGCGCACGATCTGGGCGTGGTGCGCCACCTCTCGGACCGGGTGGCGGTGATGTACCTGGGCAAGGTCGTGGAAACGGGCACGGAGGACCAGATCTACGAGCACCCGCAGCACCCGTACACCCAGGCGCTGCTGTCCTCGGTGCCGGTCCCGGACCCCTCGCTGCGCAACCGCAGGGAGGCCATCCGGCTGTCCGGCGACGTGCCCAGCCCGGCGAGTCCGCCCTCCGGGTGCCGCTTCCGCACCAGGTGCTGGAAGGCCCGGGACATCTGCGCCGAACAGCAACCCGAGCTGGCCGTGCGGTTGGACGGAGGGGAGCTCGCCCCGGACGCGGAGCAGGGGCACCCGAGTGCTTGTCACTTCGCCGAGAGCAACGAGCACGTGATCTCCTGA
- a CDS encoding ABC transporter permease, whose translation MTDPGEGRQSTLSTGADAEGVDEVRRDSPQQHEGSPEVGSKPREKQRGLWGDAWLDLRRRPLFVIGGLIVLFLLAIAAFPGLFASGDPNAQDLSLAREGPSAEAWFGYDALGRDIYTRVIHGARASIVVGVLATLLTVLIGSLVGLVAGYFGNKTDSFLARFAEIFLGLPFVLGAIVILSVFNAGIEGAPGMLRVMTQVIVTIGVLAWPISMRIMRSAAIAAKQQDYVKAAKALGASHGRIIFKHVLPNCIAPVMVYATIALGQYIGLEATLSYLGLGLQNPVVSWGMMISNSQQYIISTPHMLLFPAGFLVLTVLAFVMLGDAVRDALDPKQR comes from the coding sequence ATGACTGACCCAGGCGAAGGCAGGCAGAGCACCCTGAGCACCGGGGCTGATGCCGAAGGCGTGGACGAGGTGCGGCGGGACTCCCCGCAGCAGCACGAAGGGAGCCCCGAAGTCGGGTCGAAACCCCGGGAGAAGCAGCGGGGACTCTGGGGCGATGCCTGGCTCGACCTGCGCCGCCGCCCGCTGTTCGTGATCGGCGGACTGATCGTGCTGTTCCTGCTCGCGATCGCGGCCTTCCCCGGGCTGTTCGCGTCGGGCGACCCGAACGCGCAGGACCTGTCGCTGGCCCGCGAGGGGCCTTCGGCCGAGGCATGGTTCGGCTACGACGCCCTGGGCAGGGACATCTACACCAGGGTGATCCACGGAGCCCGCGCGTCCATCGTGGTCGGTGTGCTGGCAACACTGCTCACCGTGCTCATCGGCTCGCTGGTCGGGCTGGTCGCGGGTTACTTCGGCAACAAGACCGACAGCTTCCTGGCCAGGTTCGCCGAGATCTTCCTCGGCCTGCCGTTCGTGCTCGGCGCGATCGTGATCCTGTCCGTGTTCAACGCGGGGATCGAAGGGGCTCCCGGGATGCTGCGGGTCATGACCCAGGTGATCGTGACCATCGGGGTGCTCGCGTGGCCGATCTCCATGCGCATCATGCGCTCGGCGGCCATCGCGGCCAAGCAGCAGGACTACGTGAAGGCGGCCAAGGCGCTGGGCGCCAGCCACGGCCGGATCATCTTCAAGCACGTGCTGCCGAACTGCATTGCTCCGGTGATGGTCTACGCGACCATCGCGCTCGGCCAGTACATCGGGCTGGAGGCGACGCTGTCCTACCTGGGGCTCGGACTGCAGAACCCGGTCGTGTCCTGGGGAATGATGATCTCGAACTCCCAGCAGTACATCATCAGCACCCCGCACATGCTGCTGTTCCCCGCCGGGTTCCTGGTGCTCACCGTGCTCGCCTTCGTGATGCTCGGTGACGCGGTGCGGGACGCGCTGGACCCGAAACAGAGGTAG
- a CDS encoding ABC transporter permease, whose translation MGRYILRRLLQLIPVFIGTTFIIYSLVWAIPGNPFAGLCGPRGCPPAFIDQMTEQYNLDQPLPVQYVLYLGQLFQGNFGETFNGIEVGTLIQQAYPVTLKLATIALIFEAIIGIAAGILTALRGKGFVDNLVLAATLFLIAVPVFVSGFVIQVVFGVQLEWMEPSVGADPGIGQLIVPGLVLGSLSMAYIARLTRTAMFENKRADYIRTATAKGLTPRRVVSVHMLRNSLIPVITFIGTDFGALMGGAIVTEGVFNIHGIGGLVFSAIQGQEGITVTGVVTLLVLVYLLMNLLVDILYAALDPRIRYD comes from the coding sequence GTGGGCCGATACATACTGCGGCGACTGCTGCAGTTGATTCCGGTTTTCATCGGAACAACGTTCATCATCTACTCGCTGGTCTGGGCGATCCCCGGAAACCCCTTCGCGGGGTTGTGCGGTCCGCGCGGTTGCCCACCCGCGTTCATCGACCAGATGACCGAGCAGTACAACCTGGACCAGCCGCTGCCGGTGCAGTACGTCCTATACCTCGGACAGCTGTTCCAGGGCAACTTCGGGGAGACCTTCAACGGGATCGAGGTCGGCACCCTGATCCAGCAGGCCTACCCGGTAACGCTCAAACTGGCCACCATCGCCCTGATCTTCGAGGCGATCATCGGCATCGCGGCGGGAATCCTGACCGCGCTGCGCGGCAAGGGCTTCGTGGACAACCTCGTGCTGGCGGCCACCCTGTTCCTCATCGCCGTTCCGGTGTTCGTGAGCGGCTTCGTGATCCAGGTGGTGTTCGGCGTCCAGCTGGAGTGGATGGAGCCCTCCGTGGGCGCCGATCCCGGCATCGGGCAGCTGATCGTTCCCGGCCTCGTGCTGGGCAGCCTGTCCATGGCCTACATCGCCAGGCTCACCCGCACGGCGATGTTCGAGAACAAGCGGGCCGACTACATCCGCACCGCCACGGCCAAGGGGCTCACCCCCCGCAGGGTCGTTTCGGTGCACATGCTGCGCAACTCGCTGATCCCGGTGATCACCTTCATCGGAACGGACTTCGGTGCGCTGATGGGCGGGGCCATCGTGACCGAGGGCGTGTTCAACATCCACGGCATCGGCGGGCTGGTCTTCAGCGCCATCCAAGGCCAGGAAGGCATCACCGTGACCGGGGTGGTCACCCTGCTGGTGCTCGTCTACCTGCTGATGAACCTGCTGGTGGACATTCTCTACGCGGCTCTGGACCCGAGGATCCGATATGACTGA
- a CDS encoding DUF501 domain-containing protein: MTVSGVEPPVEPTADEHDREVVRSQLGRPPRGMRDVVTRDASGEPTVVRTSPRLPDGTPFPTLYYLTSPRLVTLVSTLESEGLMREMTDRLSTDEDLAERYLRAHRQYLAERDALEPLGTEVSAGGMPGRVKCLHVHVAHALAKGPGVNPFGDEGLEVVARRWPSDAAELFRF, from the coding sequence GTGACCGTGTCGGGTGTGGAACCGCCCGTTGAGCCCACCGCGGACGAGCACGACCGGGAGGTCGTGCGCAGCCAGCTCGGACGTCCGCCCCGCGGAATGCGGGACGTGGTGACCAGGGACGCCTCGGGGGAGCCGACCGTGGTGCGCACCAGCCCGCGCCTGCCGGACGGGACCCCCTTCCCGACGTTGTACTACCTCACGTCCCCCAGACTGGTCACTCTGGTGTCCACTCTGGAGTCCGAGGGCTTGATGCGGGAGATGACCGACCGGCTGTCCACCGACGAGGACCTCGCCGAACGTTACCTGCGGGCGCACCGGCAGTACCTGGCCGAGCGGGACGCGCTCGAACCGCTGGGCACCGAGGTGAGTGCGGGAGGGATGCCCGGCAGGGTCAAGTGCCTGCACGTGCACGTGGCCCACGCGCTTGCCAAGGGGCCCGGCGTGAACCCGTTCGGCGACGAGGGGTTGGAGGTCGTCGCGCGGCGCTGGCCCTCCGACGCCGCAGAACTCTTCCGGTTTTGA
- a CDS encoding isovaleryl-CoA dehydrogenase, producing MRPTGEQEHTAAQAETHEVRNQPPPLDDFDPLDCDPALREALTAQGAQDRVESLRPLARRAGSAEAREHGRLANAHPPVLHSHDRYGHRVDEVEFHPSWHWLMGEAVSSGLHASPWSPGATAGQHLARAAGFYLWSQAEAGHGCPVSMTFAAVPALRHSPELAEYYEPGLRSTHYDFGVRHPERKAGLLAGMSMTEKQGGSDVRANSTTAEPLSDGSYRIVGHKWFTSAPMNDLFLTLAQTPGGLSCLLVPRVLPDGTRNAIRLQRLKDKLGNKSNASAELEYTGAIGWLVGEEGRGVRSIIDMVSMTRMDCVLGSAANMRIALSEATHHAAHRSAFDERLDRTPLMGTVLTELAVESEAAVALGMRLAAATDRGQRGELDLLRLVLPASKYYVCKRAPTIIAEALECLGGNGYVEESGLPRLYREAPLMSVWEGAGNVTALDTLRALHKQPETAERLLEELDLASGRDERYDRAVRSLRAELTDPQPARARRLAELLTQTVQAGLLLRGSPEEVSDTFLATRLEAAGSTPGTSGVASRQLLDRVTPKSER from the coding sequence ATGAGGCCCACCGGAGAGCAGGAACACACCGCCGCGCAGGCCGAAACGCACGAGGTGCGCAACCAGCCGCCCCCGTTGGACGACTTCGACCCGCTGGACTGCGACCCCGCGCTGCGGGAGGCGCTGACCGCGCAGGGCGCGCAGGACCGGGTGGAGTCGCTCCGCCCGTTGGCCCGGCGGGCCGGTTCGGCCGAGGCACGCGAGCACGGCAGGCTCGCCAACGCGCACCCTCCCGTGCTGCACAGCCACGACCGCTACGGCCACCGCGTCGACGAGGTCGAGTTCCACCCGTCCTGGCACTGGCTCATGGGCGAGGCGGTCTCCTCCGGCCTGCACGCCTCGCCCTGGTCCCCCGGCGCCACCGCCGGGCAACACCTCGCCCGCGCGGCGGGCTTCTACCTGTGGTCCCAGGCCGAGGCCGGACACGGCTGTCCCGTCTCGATGACCTTCGCCGCGGTCCCCGCGCTGCGCCACAGTCCCGAGCTGGCCGAGTACTACGAGCCGGGGCTGCGTTCCACGCACTACGACTTCGGGGTGCGGCACCCGGAGCGGAAGGCCGGGCTGCTGGCAGGCATGTCCATGACCGAGAAGCAGGGCGGCTCCGACGTCCGCGCCAACAGCACGACCGCCGAGCCGCTGTCCGACGGCAGCTACCGCATCGTCGGCCACAAGTGGTTCACCTCGGCCCCGATGAACGACCTGTTCCTCACGCTCGCGCAGACCCCCGGCGGGCTGAGCTGCCTGCTGGTCCCCCGGGTGCTGCCGGACGGCACCCGCAACGCGATCCGGCTGCAACGCCTCAAGGACAAGCTCGGCAACAAGTCCAACGCCTCGGCCGAGCTCGAGTACACCGGCGCGATCGGGTGGCTGGTCGGCGAGGAGGGACGCGGGGTGCGCAGCATCATCGACATGGTCTCGATGACCAGGATGGACTGCGTGCTCGGCTCCGCGGCCAACATGAGGATCGCGCTGTCCGAGGCGACCCACCACGCCGCGCACCGCTCCGCGTTCGACGAGCGGCTCGACCGGACGCCGTTGATGGGCACGGTGCTCACCGAGCTCGCCGTCGAGTCCGAGGCGGCCGTCGCGCTCGGGATGCGGCTCGCCGCTGCCACCGACCGGGGGCAGCGCGGCGAGCTCGATTTGCTGCGGCTCGTGCTGCCCGCGTCGAAGTACTACGTGTGCAAGCGCGCCCCGACCATCATCGCCGAGGCGCTGGAGTGCCTCGGCGGGAACGGCTACGTCGAGGAGTCCGGGCTGCCCCGGCTGTACCGGGAGGCCCCGCTGATGTCCGTCTGGGAGGGAGCGGGCAACGTGACCGCGCTGGACACACTACGCGCGCTGCACAAGCAACCGGAGACGGCGGAGCGGCTGCTGGAGGAGCTCGATCTCGCCTCCGGCAGGGACGAACGCTACGACCGCGCCGTCCGGTCGCTGCGCGCGGAGCTCACCGATCCGCAGCCCGCCCGCGCCAGGAGGCTGGCCGAACTGCTCACGCAGACCGTGCAGGCGGGGTTGCTGCTGCGCGGCTCCCCCGAGGAGGTCTCCGACACCTTCCTGGCGACCCGGCTGGAGGCGGCGGGCAGCACACCGGGAACGTCGGGAGTCGCCTCCCGGCAACTGCTCGACCGGGTCACCCCGAAGAGTGAAAGGTGA
- a CDS encoding peptide ABC transporter substrate-binding protein, with protein MRKRRMVAPVAASLSAALLAAGCGGGGGGVTEATGTLEDPITVQWGEPQSELVPTNSNDTFGSQVFNPMFTGLVEYDPNTFEARNAMAKSIERADDKKTYTVELKEGWKFHDGEEVTSDNFVRAWNYAAYAPNGQQQANMFKRIQGYDEVHPADPDGDGPKKPPEPSAEKMSGLKVVDDHTFEITLKQPFTVFPEKLGYQTFVPLPESFFEDKEGFAENPIGNGPYEFESRSPSQSLTLTRYEDYKGADAGNADAVKLVVYEKAQTAYQDLKSDNLDVINRVPTSAQADGRWKEELGDRAISKDRMGLTTLSLPLYKEKFQNPDLRKAISLAIDRQQIVETVFNGSATAADGWTAPSMPGRTDGTCGQWCEYDPAKAKEYLEKAGGFDGQMTLSYNADGAHKQWMTAVAGSIRDTLGIDVGTNGVPTFSTFQDKMDNQEMSGPYRYGWVADYPTPRTFLNPLYTTSGSANYTGYSNEEFDNMIGQADQAATVDEANELYGKAEKQLAEDMPSTPLFTQTVKGARSDRLAEGTLNTRTNVAITSLKVAEPTQ; from the coding sequence ATGCGCAAGCGACGCATGGTCGCGCCGGTCGCGGCCTCGCTGTCGGCGGCCCTGCTGGCCGCCGGCTGCGGCGGCGGTGGCGGCGGTGTCACCGAGGCAACAGGAACCCTCGAGGACCCGATCACCGTCCAGTGGGGCGAGCCGCAGAGCGAGCTGGTCCCCACCAACAGCAACGACACCTTCGGCAGCCAGGTGTTCAACCCCATGTTCACCGGGTTGGTCGAGTACGACCCGAACACCTTCGAGGCGCGCAACGCGATGGCCAAGTCCATCGAGCGTGCGGACGACAAGAAGACCTACACGGTCGAGCTCAAGGAAGGCTGGAAGTTCCACGACGGCGAGGAGGTCACCTCCGACAACTTCGTCCGGGCCTGGAACTACGCCGCCTACGCCCCCAACGGCCAGCAGCAGGCCAACATGTTCAAGCGGATCCAGGGCTACGACGAGGTCCACCCCGCGGATCCGGACGGCGACGGGCCGAAGAAGCCGCCGGAGCCGAGCGCCGAGAAGATGTCCGGGCTGAAGGTCGTGGACGACCACACCTTCGAGATCACCCTGAAGCAGCCGTTCACCGTCTTCCCCGAGAAGCTCGGCTACCAGACCTTCGTGCCGCTGCCGGAGAGCTTCTTCGAGGACAAGGAAGGCTTCGCCGAGAACCCGATCGGCAACGGGCCGTACGAGTTCGAGAGCCGCTCCCCGAGCCAGAGCCTGACCCTGACCCGCTACGAGGACTACAAGGGCGCGGACGCGGGCAACGCCGACGCGGTCAAACTGGTCGTCTACGAGAAGGCCCAGACCGCTTACCAGGACCTCAAGTCGGACAACCTGGACGTGATCAACAGGGTTCCGACCTCCGCCCAGGCCGACGGCCGGTGGAAGGAGGAGCTCGGCGACCGGGCCATCTCCAAGGACCGGATGGGGCTGACCACGCTCAGCCTGCCGCTGTACAAGGAGAAGTTCCAGAACCCGGACCTGCGCAAGGCCATCTCGCTGGCCATCGACCGGCAGCAGATCGTCGAGACGGTCTTCAACGGTTCGGCCACCGCCGCCGACGGCTGGACCGCGCCGAGCATGCCGGGACGCACGGACGGCACCTGCGGACAGTGGTGCGAGTACGATCCGGCCAAGGCCAAGGAGTACCTGGAGAAGGCCGGCGGCTTCGACGGGCAGATGACCCTGAGCTACAACGCCGACGGTGCGCACAAGCAGTGGATGACCGCCGTGGCGGGCAGCATCCGCGACACCCTGGGCATCGATGTCGGTACCAACGGGGTGCCCACCTTCAGCACCTTCCAGGACAAGATGGATAACCAGGAGATGAGCGGGCCGTACCGCTACGGCTGGGTCGCCGACTACCCCACGCCGCGCACCTTCCTCAACCCGCTGTACACCACCAGCGGATCGGCCAACTACACCGGCTACTCGAACGAGGAGTTCGACAACATGATCGGCCAGGCCGACCAGGCCGCCACGGTCGACGAGGCAAACGAGCTCTACGGCAAGGCCGAGAAGCAGCTCGCCGAGGACATGCCGTCGACCCCGCTGTTCACCCAGACGGTGAAGGGCGCACGGTCGGACCGGTTGGCCGAGGGCACGCTGAACACCCGGACCAACGTCGCGATCACGAGCCTCAAGGTCGCCGAACCCACCCAGTGA
- a CDS encoding FtsB family cell division protein, translating to MSRRSGKNTRPSAGTGGAFKLSSTRRAAVLAILVCAMALSVSVPLRTYLGQRDELADLENREHQLGEEVQRLAERKTELSDPQRLETEARERLGYVRPGETPYIVDLPSTSPGDSGDDNGDSEEQPWYQQLWKTLTGGEGK from the coding sequence GTGTCGCGGCGGTCGGGTAAGAACACCCGGCCGTCCGCGGGCACCGGTGGTGCGTTCAAACTTTCCTCGACCCGACGGGCGGCCGTGCTGGCGATTCTCGTCTGTGCCATGGCGTTGAGCGTCTCCGTGCCGTTGCGGACCTATCTCGGTCAGCGCGACGAGCTGGCCGACCTGGAGAACCGGGAGCACCAGCTGGGCGAGGAGGTGCAGCGGCTCGCCGAGCGCAAGACGGAGCTGTCCGATCCGCAGCGGCTGGAGACGGAGGCGCGGGAGCGGCTCGGCTACGTCCGTCCGGGCGAGACCCCCTACATCGTCGACCTGCCGTCAACGTCCCCCGGCGATTCCGGGGACGACAACGGGGACTCGGAGGAGCAGCCCTGGTACCAGCAGCTTTGGAAGACCCTGACCGGAGGGGAGGGGAAGTGA
- a CDS encoding Ppx/GppA phosphatase family protein — translation MPRVAAIDCGTNSIRLLIADVTVHDDGTRSLRDVRREMRIVRLGQGVDATGRIADQALERTRAALHDYDESIRESGAGSTRMVATSATRDAANRADFFEMVRETLGVEAEVITGEEEARLSFVGAVGDLDPDDGPFLVTDVGGGSTELVLGHWDGKAAEILGSYSADVGSVRLTERCLHSDPATAEEVSSANEVTRRILDEAFAAVDVSGARRWVGVAGTVTTLSAISLGLSEYDPSAIHLSRLSRDGVDRTERELLGMDHEQRAAIGPMHPGRVDVIGGGALVLGVLAAELAERAGIGEITVSEHDILDGIALSIS, via the coding sequence ATGCCACGCGTAGCCGCGATCGACTGCGGGACGAACTCGATACGCCTGCTGATCGCCGATGTGACGGTGCACGACGACGGCACGCGCAGCCTGCGTGACGTGCGGCGCGAGATGCGGATCGTCCGGCTGGGCCAGGGGGTCGACGCCACGGGAAGGATCGCCGATCAGGCCCTGGAACGCACCCGCGCGGCGCTGCACGACTACGACGAGAGCATCCGGGAGTCGGGCGCCGGGAGCACGCGGATGGTGGCGACCTCGGCGACCAGGGACGCGGCCAATCGCGCGGACTTCTTCGAGATGGTCCGCGAGACCCTCGGGGTCGAGGCCGAGGTCATCACCGGCGAGGAGGAGGCACGGCTCTCCTTCGTCGGAGCGGTCGGGGACCTGGACCCGGACGACGGGCCGTTCCTGGTGACCGACGTGGGCGGGGGCTCGACCGAGCTGGTGCTGGGGCACTGGGACGGCAAGGCGGCCGAGATCCTCGGCTCGTACTCCGCGGACGTGGGGTCGGTGCGGCTCACCGAGCGCTGCCTGCACAGCGATCCGGCCACCGCGGAGGAGGTGAGTTCGGCCAACGAGGTGACCAGGCGGATCCTGGACGAGGCCTTCGCGGCGGTGGACGTGTCCGGGGCGCGCCGGTGGGTCGGGGTGGCGGGCACCGTCACCACGCTCTCGGCGATCTCGCTGGGACTGTCGGAGTACGACCCCTCCGCCATTCACCTCTCGCGGTTGTCGCGGGACGGGGTGGACCGGACCGAGCGCGAGCTGTTGGGGATGGATCACGAGCAGCGTGCGGCGATCGGGCCGATGCACCCGGGACGGGTGGACGTGATCGGGGGTGGCGCTCTGGTGCTCGGGGTGTTGGCCGCCGAGCTCGCGGAGCGCGCCGGGATCGGTGAGATTACTGTCAGTGAGCACGACATACTGGACGGTATAGCCCTTTCGATCAGCTAA